TCGGGCGCCCGCGGTTGACACCGGACACCACCTCCACGTCGATCCAGCTGACCAGCGGCCAGCCCTCGCCGAGCGCCTTGAAGGTTGCCTCCTTCGCCGCCGCCCGGGCGGCGAAGTGCTGCGGAGGGTGC
The sequence above is a segment of the Actinomycetota bacterium genome. Coding sequences within it:
- the acpS gene encoding holo-ACP synthase (Catalyzes the formation of holo-ACP, which mediates the essential transfer of acyl fatty acid intermediates during the biosynthesis of fatty acids and lipids), with product HPPQHFAARAAAKEATFKALGEGWPLVSWIDVEVVSGVNRGRPTLVLTGHAAELAGSSTALVSLAHDAGVAIAEVLLVD